One Strix uralensis isolate ZFMK-TIS-50842 chromosome 9, bStrUra1, whole genome shotgun sequence DNA segment encodes these proteins:
- the PDE6D gene encoding retinal rod rhodopsin-sensitive cGMP 3',5'-cyclic phosphodiesterase subunit delta isoform X2, with amino-acid sequence MNLRDAETGKILWQGTEDLSVPGVEHEARVPKKILKCKAVSRELNFSSAEQMEKFRLEQKVYFKGQCLEEWFFEFGFVIPNSTNTWQSLIEAAPESQMMPANVLTGNVIIETKFYDDDLLVSTSRVRLFYV; translated from the exons ATGAACCTCCGGGATGCAGAAACAGGGAAAATCCTCTGGCAAGGAACAGAAGATCTGTCTGTACCTGGAGTGGAGCATGAAG CTCGAGTTcctaaaaaaatcctgaaatgcaAAGCAGTGTCTCGGGAGTTAAACTTTTCCTCAgcagaacaaatggaaaaattcCGACTGGAACAGAAAGTTTATTTCAAAGGGCAGTGTCTAGAAG AATGGTTCTTTGAATTCGGTTTTGTGATTCCTAACTCCACAAACACTTGGCAGTCCTTGATAGAGGCAGCACCTGAATCACAGATGATGCCAGCTAACGTTTTAAC TGGTAATGTTATTATAGAAACCAAATTCTATGATGACGATCTTCTCGTAAGCACTTCCAGAGTGAGACTTTTCTACGTTTGA
- the PTMA gene encoding LOW QUALITY PROTEIN: prothymosin alpha (The sequence of the model RefSeq protein was modified relative to this genomic sequence to represent the inferred CDS: deleted 2 bases in 1 codon), with amino-acid sequence MGAARGSARAAPGSIRGAVAPRESPLARAKPSWHCSARAAARAATAATAPHAPAMSDTAVDTSAEISAKDLKEKKEVVEETENGRDAPANGNANEENGEQEADNEVDEEEEEGGEEEDEEEEGEEEDGDEDDEAEGATGKRAAEDDEDDDVDPKKQKTDEDD; translated from the exons ATgggcgcggcgcggggcagcGCGCGCGCCGCCCCCGGCTCTATAAGAGGCGCCGTGGCGCCGCGTGAGTCCCCACTGGCTCGCGCAAAGCCATCTTGGCATTGTTCTGCtcgcgccgccgcccgcgccgccacAGCC GCCACAGCCCCGCACGCCCCCGCCATGTCCGACACGGCCGTGGACACCAGCGCCGAGATCTCCGCCAAG gatctaaaagagaagaaggaagttgttgaagaaacagaaaatggcaGAGATGCACCGGCCAACGGCAACGCT AACGAGGAAAATGGAGAGCAGGAGGCTGACAACGAAGTAGacgaagaggaagaggaaggtggtgaggaagaggacgaggaggaaGAGG GTGAGGAAGAGGACGGTGATGAAGACGACGAAGCTGAGGGAGCCACAGGCAAACGGGCAGCTGAGGACGACGAG GACGACGACGTCGATCCCAAGAAGCAGAAAACCGATGAAGATGACTAG